One Clostridium estertheticum DNA segment encodes these proteins:
- a CDS encoding phage tail protein, which translates to MSYIVDFKNVSTVGLESSPVVESLAGLRANEARYFMNKYKHEFVVVPASESQETLDYVNRILKERDIEFAAKPLETSRFQVENIKFAYVFYEDGLGVNVMYTVDAPKKRAVGLKLSEGMEIPEELDGKFKFARQKSKLAGTIRGSFFVIKGEY; encoded by the coding sequence ATGTCCTATATCGTTGATTTTAAAAATGTGTCTACAGTTGGTTTAGAGTCTTCACCTGTAGTAGAATCACTTGCTGGTTTACGTGCTAATGAAGCCCGTTATTTTATGAACAAATACAAGCATGAATTTGTGGTTGTACCAGCTAGCGAAAGCCAGGAGACACTGGATTATGTGAACCGAATTTTAAAAGAACGTGATATTGAGTTTGCGGCCAAACCGTTAGAAACATCGCGTTTTCAAGTAGAAAATATCAAATTTGCCTACGTCTTTTATGAGGATGGTCTTGGAGTCAACGTCATGTATACGGTCGATGCCCCTAAGAAACGGGCCGTTGGTTTAAAGCTTTCTGAGGGGATGGAGATACCAGAGGAGTTAGATGGGAAGTTTAAGTTTGCTAGGCAGAAGTCTAAACTTGCAGGAACAATTCGGGGCTCGTTTTTTGTAATTAAAGGAGAATATTAA
- a CDS encoding DMT family transporter, translated as MSLILSQLAQREGMINGVIINYLMATISSILICAIMMKSMPSYSAITSVPLPYFLGGFIGVLTTYLFNIIIPKITAVYIVILRFIGQMLTSAIIANSLRS; from the coding sequence GTGTCATTGATACTGTCCCAGCTTGCTCAAAGGGAAGGTATGATAAATGGAGTTATTATAAACTATTTAATGGCTACGATATCTTCTATTTTAATCTGTGCTATAATGATGAAATCTATGCCATCTTATTCAGCTATAACGTCTGTTCCCCTTCCGTATTTTTTAGGAGGTTTTATCGGAGTTTTAACAACTTATTTGTTTAACATTATAATTCCAAAAATAACTGCGGTATATATAGTTATACTTCGCTTTATTGGTCAAATGCTTACGAGTGCCATTATAGCAAATTCGCTTCGCTCATAA
- a CDS encoding class I SAM-dependent methyltransferase → MGNTDKFEMIANIYDTSERIEIAKVSSDAIREYLVDAKSKNAIDFGCGTGLVGMSLLNDFNSMLFLDTSRNMINQIKQKISDLNIQNVDTLCFDFEKEGQSDLHADYIFMAQVLLHINDAPLVLSRLYDVLNAGGHLLIVDFNKNEEIVSDMVHNGFNQVKLTDIMTKIGYRDIKSKTFYTGSKIFMNHDASLFILDSQK, encoded by the coding sequence ATGGGAAATACTGATAAGTTTGAAATGATAGCTAATATATATGACACTTCTGAAAGAATCGAAATTGCTAAGGTATCATCAGATGCCATTCGTGAATATTTGGTTGACGCCAAAAGTAAGAACGCTATTGATTTTGGGTGTGGAACTGGCCTTGTGGGAATGAGCTTGTTAAATGATTTTAATTCTATGCTTTTTCTAGATACATCGCGAAACATGATTAATCAAATAAAGCAAAAGATTTCTGATCTTAATATTCAGAATGTAGATACCTTATGCTTTGATTTTGAAAAGGAAGGTCAATCGGATTTACATGCTGACTATATTTTTATGGCTCAGGTGCTACTCCATATTAATGATGCTCCGTTAGTGCTATCAAGATTATATGATGTTCTAAATGCAGGAGGACATTTACTAATCGTAGATTTTAATAAAAATGAAGAAATAGTTTCAGATATGGTTCATAACGGATTTAATCAAGTAAAGCTAACTGACATTATGACTAAAATTGGGTACAGGGATATTAAGTCTAAAACTTTTTATACTGGAAGTAAAATATTCATGAACCATGATGCATCTTTATTTATACTTGATTCTCAAAAATAA
- a CDS encoding spermidine/putrescine ABC transporter ATP-binding protein: MYPHFYKINSYDEVSSKILNELINFSGLILAMEKINNNLLTEDRFNQNTDFLQYIDHFGLGRYFHFRCQGYMEALVFTKSYSPQGICYWLNNLVYPTSKHFMEALKYFDRVTLPATEIHNSEFHKLIGIITEFKRVSTEIMENIKFYNLTC, from the coding sequence ATGTATCCACATTTTTACAAAATTAATTCTTACGATGAAGTCTCATCAAAAATTCTAAATGAATTAATTAATTTCAGTGGTCTCATTTTAGCCATGGAAAAAATAAACAATAACTTATTAACTGAAGATCGCTTTAATCAAAATACAGATTTTCTTCAATATATTGATCATTTTGGTTTAGGTAGATATTTTCATTTTAGATGCCAAGGGTACATGGAAGCTCTAGTTTTCACAAAAAGTTACTCTCCTCAAGGTATCTGTTATTGGTTAAATAATCTGGTGTATCCCACATCAAAACATTTTATGGAAGCTCTTAAATATTTTGATAGAGTAACACTACCTGCTACTGAAATCCATAATAGTGAATTTCACAAACTAATTGGTATCATCACTGAATTTAAAAGAGTATCTACTGAGATCATGGAAAACATAAAGTTCTACAATCTGACTTGCTAA
- a CDS encoding GyrI-like domain-containing protein: MADYTLEEKASFTVLGFGTELKSYYTDFAGLNKEKSDFWQTISQDGRLDTLKAIATNDYIFAVNEAVNNKMMHYAGVMTEASALEEARVIQFPKGEYLVVKGEGKTADELENKLAGLAFGQVLPEAKNFAYVGGPNTTVEMGQRNSLVFGEMWIPVVRK, encoded by the coding sequence ATGGCAGATTATACCCTAGAAGAAAAAGCCAGCTTTACCGTATTAGGTTTTGGAACTGAGCTTAAGAGCTATTACACAGACTTTGCTGGCTTAAACAAGGAAAAGTCAGACTTTTGGCAGACCATCAGCCAAGATGGAAGGCTTGACACTTTAAAAGCCATAGCCACAAATGACTACATTTTTGCCGTGAACGAAGCGGTGAATAACAAGATGATGCATTATGCTGGCGTCATGACAGAGGCATCGGCACTAGAAGAAGCCAGAGTTATCCAATTTCCTAAGGGGGAATACTTAGTTGTTAAAGGGGAAGGGAAGACGGCTGATGAATTGGAAAATAAGCTTGCTGGCCTTGCCTTTGGTCAAGTCTTGCCAGAAGCAAAGAATTTTGCCTATGTTGGTGGGCCAAATACAACGGTTGAGATGGGTCAGCGAAACAGCTTAGTTTTTGGTGAAATGTGGATTCCTGTTGTTAGAAAATAA
- a CDS encoding radical SAM protein — MKISKKDALIWFEFFSILPEDEEVMIKQQEIIYSTFAQIEAAIDHRNDTLMSEIRSLKTLENRTFFVGNENKFSKGCRSCLLGTGLGAIRKTNKCNVECKFCYNYGELDDIPPVGEGIWEIGGTKFYEKDIDLLLSIHQKPTGVAYVYLEPFMEIEKYYSVIKKFSDAGIYQHLYTNGILATEDTLKALGESGLNEIRFNLGASKCSDKVIENIKIAKKYIKNVGIETPMTPEFFESFFKKKQAILDTKLDFINCAELHLNENNIDNYYGESMYITRHGYISPIWSRELTLKFMKIADEEKWDLAVHDCSNFTKFARDLNLSSKEGKWFGASNYASEFSRIPYEAFLPILRDDNFKFLSEEELPDGYKAGELIF; from the coding sequence ATGAAAATTTCAAAGAAAGATGCGTTGATATGGTTTGAATTTTTTTCAATATTGCCAGAGGATGAGGAAGTTATGATAAAACAACAAGAAATCATTTACTCCACCTTTGCCCAAATTGAGGCAGCCATCGATCATAGAAATGACACGTTAATGTCGGAAATTAGAAGTTTGAAAACTTTGGAGAATAGAACTTTTTTTGTGGGAAATGAAAATAAATTTTCAAAAGGATGTCGTTCTTGTCTGCTTGGAACTGGGTTGGGTGCAATTAGGAAAACGAACAAATGTAACGTAGAGTGTAAGTTCTGTTACAATTATGGAGAACTAGATGATATTCCTCCAGTTGGCGAAGGTATTTGGGAAATTGGAGGCACAAAATTTTATGAGAAGGATATTGATTTACTTCTTTCCATCCACCAGAAACCCACTGGCGTTGCCTACGTTTATTTAGAGCCATTCATGGAAATTGAAAAATACTATTCTGTAATAAAGAAATTTAGTGATGCAGGGATTTATCAACATTTATATACAAATGGCATTTTAGCTACAGAAGATACATTGAAAGCATTAGGTGAATCCGGTCTTAACGAGATACGTTTCAATCTGGGTGCTTCTAAGTGTTCAGACAAAGTTATTGAAAATATTAAAATAGCGAAAAAATATATTAAAAACGTAGGTATTGAAACCCCAATGACTCCTGAGTTTTTCGAGTCCTTTTTTAAGAAAAAGCAAGCGATCTTAGATACAAAACTGGATTTTATAAATTGTGCAGAATTACATTTAAATGAGAATAACATAGATAATTATTATGGGGAGAGCATGTATATTACCAGACATGGCTATATATCTCCAATTTGGAGTAGGGAATTAACTCTGAAATTCATGAAAATAGCCGATGAAGAAAAGTGGGATTTAGCAGTTCATGATTGCTCAAACTTTACAAAATTTGCTAGAGATTTAAATTTGAGCAGCAAAGAGGGCAAGTGGTTTGGAGCCAGTAATTATGCCAGTGAGTTTTCTAGGATTCCATACGAAGCATTTTTACCAATACTGCGTGATGACAATTTTAAATTTTTAAGTGAAGAAGAATTGCCTGATGGCTATAAAGCAGGAGAGCTGATTTTTTAG
- a CDS encoding helix-turn-helix transcriptional regulator, with protein MKKVERINIIMRYINNRAHFTISEIMREFNISRSTAIRDIRDIEAMGIPLVTEVGRDGGYSVMKNSVLPVVHFNDNEVKALFIAFMATRNQQLPYLKSRQSIAEKLLGLISENQQDDLVLLNQILIFEGTNPHNPDILNLSDLPHPILEKLIQILLLDRYLLISIKEGEVIKSYSIYLLHLYHENSLWLIEGFDLKEEKKQVFSVDHLTNVKPYEAKKRLSDQKILEKLSKQEELINLVLELGPKAIAQYKKYHPLKVSISYTNPYLVTAVLKTFINVNKSEELTEITNWLLFLGGDIKVREVPEEVLEGLKERLCLYCP; from the coding sequence ATGAAAAAGGTTGAACGGATTAATATCATCATGCGGTATATCAACAACCGCGCCCACTTTACAATTTCTGAAATCATGCGAGAATTTAACATCTCTCGTTCGACAGCTATTAGAGATATCAGGGATATTGAGGCCATGGGAATACCTCTTGTCACAGAGGTTGGAAGGGATGGGGGGTATTCTGTCATGAAGAACTCCGTCCTACCTGTTGTTCACTTTAACGACAATGAGGTCAAAGCTCTTTTTATTGCCTTTATGGCCACAAGAAATCAACAACTCCCATATCTAAAGAGTCGTCAGTCTATAGCTGAAAAATTATTAGGCCTCATATCAGAAAACCAGCAAGATGACCTGGTTCTTTTAAATCAAATCTTGATTTTTGAAGGGACCAATCCCCATAATCCTGACATACTTAATCTTTCAGACCTCCCTCATCCCATATTGGAAAAGCTCATCCAAATTCTCCTTTTGGATAGATATTTATTGATTTCCATCAAAGAAGGCGAGGTAATAAAGTCTTACTCAATTTATCTCTTGCACCTTTATCATGAAAATAGCCTTTGGCTGATTGAAGGCTTTGACTTAAAGGAAGAAAAGAAGCAGGTATTTTCTGTTGACCATCTCACCAATGTCAAACCCTACGAGGCGAAAAAGAGATTAAGTGATCAAAAGATTTTAGAAAAACTAAGTAAGCAGGAAGAATTAATCAACCTTGTCCTTGAACTTGGTCCAAAAGCGATTGCCCAGTACAAAAAATACCATCCTTTAAAAGTTTCAATTTCCTATACGAATCCTTACCTAGTTACAGCCGTTCTAAAGACTTTTATCAACGTTAATAAGTCCGAAGAATTGACAGAAATAACAAATTGGCTACTTTTCCTAGGTGGGGATATCAAGGTCAGGGAAGTGCCAGAAGAAGTCTTGGAAGGTTTAAAAGAGAGATTATGCTTATACTGCCCATAA
- a CDS encoding formate/nitrite transporter family protein, protein MSTQNYLTPPEITKVTIQTGIKKSEMTIVNMVILGILAGAFIAFAAEGSNMAAFNLFAKPETYGLGKVLAGSIFGTGLMLVLIAGGELFTGNTMILAGVLDRKVSIKAMLKNWFFVYIGNFVGSLFIAYMMYKSGLFSSGANMLGAVTIKTAVYKVSLTFVQAFYLGIMCNWLVCLAVWMAYGSKDLGGKIFAIFFPIWLFITSGFEHSVANMYYIPAGIMAKGNKALVDAAAVLGVTPEKLNHLNWETFFIKNLIPVTLGNIVGGGIFVAAVYWYVYSRSRKAFEKKVNVEETSNVA, encoded by the coding sequence ATGAGTACACAAAATTATTTAACACCTCCAGAAATTACTAAAGTAACAATACAAACTGGTATTAAAAAGTCAGAAATGACCATTGTGAACATGGTTATATTAGGCATTTTAGCAGGTGCATTTATTGCTTTTGCTGCTGAAGGTTCAAATATGGCGGCCTTTAACCTTTTTGCAAAGCCAGAGACCTATGGACTTGGGAAAGTACTTGCAGGTTCTATTTTCGGAACTGGACTTATGTTGGTATTAATTGCGGGAGGAGAACTTTTTACAGGTAATACAATGATACTTGCCGGTGTATTAGACAGAAAAGTGAGTATAAAAGCAATGTTAAAAAATTGGTTTTTTGTTTACATTGGAAACTTCGTAGGTTCCTTATTTATCGCATATATGATGTACAAGTCAGGACTCTTTAGCAGTGGAGCAAATATGCTAGGTGCAGTAACTATAAAGACTGCGGTTTATAAGGTTAGTCTAACATTTGTTCAAGCATTCTACCTTGGTATTATGTGCAACTGGCTTGTGTGCTTAGCCGTATGGATGGCCTATGGTTCTAAGGACCTGGGAGGAAAAATATTCGCTATATTTTTTCCTATATGGCTTTTTATCACATCGGGATTTGAGCATAGTGTAGCAAATATGTATTATATCCCTGCAGGTATCATGGCAAAGGGCAATAAGGCATTAGTAGATGCTGCTGCTGTGTTGGGTGTAACACCAGAAAAACTGAATCATTTGAACTGGGAGACATTTTTCATTAAAAATCTGATCCCAGTAACACTGGGAAACATAGTTGGCGGTGGCATTTTTGTGGCTGCTGTTTACTGGTATGTATATAGTAGAAGCAGGAAGGCTTTTGAGAAAAAAGTAAATGTTGAAGAAACTTCTAATGTTGCATAA